Proteins from a genomic interval of Collinsella sp. zg1085:
- a CDS encoding Cna B-type domain-containing protein, giving the protein MCIALLSIVVVALPCSAHADTRTELDMTVFSADDPLNPDKLQEAITNAGNTHMRIKLAPGDYMLHQTLVIPAGADVELVNAANGDTGQTSRLVRADGFDKTLFKVEEGAQLTLDETAGGSLEIDSRGTAVPSANPTVLINGTAILNKGTIKGARGGYEQFQAAVTIAGAKAKLIMNGGLITDNHRLDDAGRAQNGAGNVAVTKGSYFEMNGGAITKGRGSEMSANAYGEAGGVGVFTNSYNSADEQLGSRFVMNGGEISGNGGFAGGVSVYSWIYGSDIATWLEQGTAETNAKKTRCSFVMNGGTITNNESGFGGGGVLVFGNASFELNNGTISNNIAPYGGGVCATNLFSWVNDSLEEVDGEGGNTGLDKAAYSAYQPGRFHMKGGAITGNRAYNTGGGVNIVTYDAVLEAGLIENNNAGLGVAGSGQGGGVYVGSHNYKAQLYDAVVYGNKASMFGGGIWTCPTGNIDLHITRGAAIFDNTTGDNPQGSYGLDIAHDNYGSVGAQRMILANRMLGGAPVSYYWDNADARFNPDNPGEEVHFHGDTNNTIMNKGLKAMPAEGGWELATSLARLVIRNNQAYRGAGVGTNGAVIFGEPEETELSITKRWVYADDGAEVPAAEVDINVVTIAVERRVGNQVYRVQTLKLTKEEGWTKTLTGLPTKDADGQMITYSVREIDTEGNTLVEAVPATDNPKILTVTNRVSRTTTVTATKVWAGDPFEGERPTIWFKLYRAVGDATPEAVQGAELKELPNGATEVSWSGLELTDAQGHPYVYSVCEVNATGENYVPEHYTKIEDGLTVTNTYDKPQEPPVPSEPPVPSEPPVTPPTPPSPPAGDKPQPKKPKGLKKQYLPKTSDMAALAGLAVVSGISAVLLGGFSRRRSRF; this is encoded by the coding sequence ATGTGTATTGCTCTGCTGTCTATAGTTGTTGTGGCGCTTCCCTGCTCCGCACATGCAGACACCCGCACCGAGCTTGACATGACGGTGTTCTCGGCAGATGATCCGCTGAACCCGGATAAGTTGCAAGAAGCAATTACAAATGCCGGCAACACTCATATGCGCATCAAATTGGCACCAGGCGATTATATGCTTCATCAGACGCTTGTCATTCCTGCGGGAGCAGATGTTGAGCTGGTTAATGCTGCCAATGGCGATACGGGTCAGACCTCTCGCTTAGTGCGTGCCGATGGTTTTGACAAAACTCTATTCAAGGTTGAGGAAGGCGCGCAGCTTACGCTTGACGAAACTGCTGGTGGTAGCCTTGAGATTGATAGTCGCGGTACCGCAGTTCCCTCAGCAAATCCAACAGTCTTAATCAATGGCACGGCTATTCTCAATAAAGGTACCATTAAAGGAGCACGAGGTGGATATGAGCAGTTCCAAGCAGCGGTAACCATTGCCGGTGCAAAAGCAAAGCTCATTATGAATGGTGGTTTGATTACCGATAATCATCGATTAGATGATGCGGGACGCGCTCAAAATGGTGCAGGCAATGTTGCCGTAACTAAAGGCTCGTATTTTGAGATGAATGGTGGAGCAATTACAAAGGGTCGCGGTAGTGAAATGTCGGCCAACGCATACGGCGAAGCAGGTGGTGTTGGCGTATTTACCAACAGCTATAATTCGGCAGATGAACAGCTTGGCAGCCGTTTTGTTATGAATGGCGGAGAAATCTCCGGCAACGGCGGGTTTGCGGGTGGTGTTTCGGTCTATAGTTGGATTTATGGCTCTGATATTGCGACATGGCTGGAGCAGGGCACTGCTGAAACAAATGCAAAGAAGACGCGCTGTAGTTTTGTCATGAATGGTGGAACCATTACCAATAACGAATCTGGTTTTGGCGGTGGTGGCGTTCTTGTGTTTGGCAACGCAAGCTTTGAGCTCAACAACGGCACAATCAGCAATAATATTGCTCCATATGGTGGCGGTGTTTGTGCAACCAACTTATTTTCGTGGGTAAATGATTCTCTTGAAGAGGTTGATGGAGAAGGTGGAAATACGGGTTTAGATAAAGCAGCTTATAGCGCTTACCAGCCTGGTAGATTTCATATGAAAGGCGGAGCCATTACCGGCAATCGTGCCTACAATACCGGCGGCGGGGTGAACATTGTTACCTACGATGCCGTGCTTGAGGCAGGCTTGATTGAAAATAACAACGCTGGTCTTGGTGTTGCTGGTTCAGGTCAAGGCGGTGGAGTGTATGTTGGTTCTCATAATTATAAGGCGCAACTTTATGATGCTGTAGTTTATGGCAATAAAGCATCGATGTTTGGTGGTGGCATCTGGACCTGTCCCACCGGCAATATTGACTTGCATATAACGCGTGGAGCGGCGATTTTTGATAATACAACCGGCGACAATCCGCAGGGTTCGTATGGCTTAGATATTGCTCACGATAATTATGGTAGCGTGGGTGCGCAGCGCATGATTCTTGCTAACCGTATGTTGGGCGGCGCACCGGTATCCTATTATTGGGACAATGCCGATGCACGGTTTAATCCAGATAATCCTGGTGAAGAAGTGCATTTTCATGGTGATACAAACAATACTATTATGAATAAGGGTCTCAAAGCAATGCCGGCTGAAGGCGGTTGGGAGCTGGCGACAAGTCTCGCACGCTTGGTGATTCGCAACAATCAGGCATATCGTGGTGCCGGTGTTGGTACCAACGGTGCGGTTATTTTTGGTGAGCCGGAAGAAACTGAGCTCAGCATCACAAAGCGTTGGGTCTATGCAGATGACGGAGCGGAGGTTCCAGCTGCTGAGGTAGATATTAATGTAGTTACAATTGCTGTTGAGCGCCGTGTAGGTAATCAAGTGTACAGGGTTCAGACGCTTAAGCTAACCAAGGAAGAGGGTTGGACAAAAACCCTGACCGGGCTGCCGACCAAAGATGCTGATGGTCAAATGATTACCTATAGTGTTCGTGAGATTGATACTGAGGGAAATACGCTTGTAGAGGCAGTGCCTGCTACCGATAATCCAAAGATATTGACCGTGACTAACCGAGTGTCGCGTACAACAACAGTAACGGCAACTAAGGTATGGGCAGGTGACCCTTTTGAAGGCGAGCGTCCAACTATCTGGTTTAAGCTCTATCGAGCGGTAGGTGATGCTACACCTGAGGCTGTTCAGGGAGCCGAGCTTAAAGAGTTGCCGAATGGTGCAACAGAGGTGAGCTGGTCTGGTCTTGAGCTTACTGATGCGCAGGGTCATCCGTATGTGTATTCTGTTTGCGAAGTAAATGCTACAGGTGAGAATTATGTTCCTGAGCATTACACCAAGATAGAAGACGGGTTGACGGTAACGAATACCTACGACAAACCGCAAGAGCCGCCGGTACCGAGTGAACCACCTGTGCCAAGCGAGCCGCCGGTAACTCCACCGACACCGCCGTCTCCGCCAGCAGGGGATAAGCCTCAGCCCAAAAAACCCAAAGGGCTAAAAAAGCAATATCTGCCTAAGACAAGTGATATGGCAGCCCTTGCAGGCCTAGCTGTCGTTTCAGGTATAAGTGCTGTCTTGCTTGGGGGTTTCAGTCGTAGGAGGTCGCGTTTTTAA